Proteins encoded together in one Aminipila butyrica window:
- a CDS encoding DUF1648 domain-containing protein — protein MRLEKSLYDRVGHLLSMLALLGATIFLALYWNQFPNQIPSHYNAAGEIDGMSSKTHLIIFVVIGWSLFVLMSVVENFPQIWNTGVQVTEENKERIYRVLKDLLTTIKLLLAFVFAYLTVQASSGENLPALFLPVFLSALLGSMLFFVLKLFRVQ, from the coding sequence ATGCGTCTTGAAAAAAGCCTATACGACAGAGTCGGTCATCTGTTGAGCATGCTCGCGCTGCTTGGGGCGACCATCTTTTTAGCTCTATATTGGAATCAATTTCCCAATCAAATACCGTCTCATTACAACGCAGCAGGAGAAATTGATGGCATGTCCAGCAAGACTCACCTAATTATTTTTGTAGTCATCGGTTGGAGCTTATTTGTGCTGATGTCTGTTGTAGAAAATTTCCCACAGATATGGAACACTGGCGTACAGGTTACCGAAGAAAATAAGGAAAGGATTTACCGGGTGTTGAAGGATTTACTGACCACCATCAAACTTCTTCTTGCCTTTGTTTTTGCCTATCTGACTGTACAGGCCAGCAGCGGAGAAAATCTGCCAGCGCTTTTTCTGCCAGTGTTTTTAAGTGCGCTGCTCGGTTCAATGCTTTTCTTTGTGCTTAAACTTTTCCGAGTCCAGTAA
- a CDS encoding flavin reductase family protein, whose translation MKKQIDVLDYATQIMKELSTGVLLTTKAEDKVNTMTISWGTLGIEWGKPIFTVFVRENRFTKAQLDKNPEFTINVPYGEFKKAILGFCGTTSGKAVDKIKELNLNLEESEQVSVPGIKELPLTLECKVVYKQKQEEREVTPANREAFYPQDVDSSFHGANRDYHTAYYGEIVGAYIIE comes from the coding sequence ATGAAAAAGCAAATCGATGTACTTGATTATGCAACGCAGATTATGAAAGAATTAAGCACAGGAGTGCTGTTGACCACAAAAGCAGAGGATAAAGTGAATACTATGACTATTTCCTGGGGGACTTTAGGAATTGAATGGGGAAAGCCCATCTTTACTGTTTTTGTACGGGAAAATCGCTTTACAAAAGCTCAATTGGACAAAAATCCGGAGTTTACTATCAATGTTCCTTATGGTGAATTCAAGAAGGCCATTCTAGGCTTTTGCGGAACAACTTCTGGTAAAGCTGTCGACAAGATTAAGGAACTGAATCTGAATCTGGAAGAGTCAGAACAGGTTTCTGTTCCTGGAATTAAGGAACTGCCGTTGACCTTAGAATGCAAGGTGGTCTACAAACAAAAGCAGGAGGAGCGGGAAGTAACTCCAGCTAACCGGGAAGCATTTTATCCTCAGGATGTAGACAGTTCTTTCCATGGAGCGAACCGAGATTATCATACAGCTTATTACGGGGAAATTGTTGGCGCATACATCATAGAATAA